A genomic stretch from Limnohabitans sp. includes:
- the gshA gene encoding glutamate--cysteine ligase, producing MVPHLVTALTGPINELEQRILDSMPAIERWFRLEWMEHTPPFYTSVDIRNAGFKLAPVDTNLYPGGWNNLTPEMLPLAVQAAQAAIEKICPEAKNLLIIPENHTRNTFYLANVVQLQRIFHMAGLNVRLGSINPEIKEATVIELPNGESVTLEPVVRTQHRLGLKDFDPCTILLNNDLSAGAPGILEELHEQFLLPPLHAGWSVRRKTKHFQSYEEVAKRFGKLLGIDPWLINPMFSQCGDVNFAEGTGMDCLRSNVDALLTKIKRKYKEYGINEKPFVVVKADNGTYGMGIMTVRDVADLDALNRKTRNKMNVIKDGQTVNDVIIQEGVLTNERINDAVAEPVVYMMDRYVVGGFYRVHAERGVDENLNAPGASFVPLAFADTPHLPQPGVKPGASVPNRFYMYGVIGRLAMLAASYELEATDPEAEVYD from the coding sequence ATGGTTCCCCATCTCGTCACCGCCCTGACCGGTCCCATCAATGAGCTGGAGCAACGCATTCTGGACTCCATGCCCGCGATTGAACGCTGGTTTCGCCTGGAGTGGATGGAACACACGCCTCCGTTCTACACCTCGGTCGACATCCGCAACGCCGGCTTCAAGCTGGCCCCAGTGGACACCAACCTCTACCCAGGCGGCTGGAACAACTTGACGCCTGAAATGCTGCCTTTGGCCGTGCAGGCCGCCCAAGCGGCCATCGAAAAGATCTGCCCCGAGGCCAAAAACCTGCTGATCATCCCCGAGAACCACACGCGCAACACCTTTTATTTGGCCAACGTGGTTCAGCTGCAGCGCATCTTCCATATGGCGGGACTGAACGTGCGGCTGGGCTCGATCAACCCTGAAATCAAGGAGGCCACGGTCATTGAGCTGCCCAATGGTGAAAGTGTGACGCTGGAGCCGGTGGTGCGCACTCAGCACCGCTTGGGCCTCAAGGACTTTGACCCCTGCACCATCTTGCTCAACAACGACCTGTCGGCTGGAGCCCCGGGCATTCTGGAAGAGCTGCACGAGCAGTTCTTGCTGCCACCTTTGCACGCGGGCTGGAGCGTGCGCCGCAAGACCAAGCATTTTCAGAGCTATGAGGAAGTGGCCAAGCGTTTTGGCAAGTTGTTGGGCATTGACCCGTGGTTGATCAACCCGATGTTCAGCCAGTGCGGCGATGTGAACTTTGCCGAAGGCACGGGCATGGACTGCCTGCGCAGCAATGTGGATGCCTTGCTCACCAAAATCAAGCGGAAATACAAGGAATACGGCATCAACGAAAAGCCGTTTGTGGTGGTCAAAGCCGACAACGGCACTTACGGCATGGGCATCATGACGGTACGCGATGTGGCCGATTTGGATGCCCTGAACCGCAAGACCCGCAACAAGATGAACGTCATCAAGGACGGTCAGACCGTCAATGACGTGATCATCCAGGAAGGCGTGCTGACCAACGAGCGCATCAACGACGCCGTGGCCGAACCGGTGGTGTACATGATGGACCGCTATGTGGTGGGCGGTTTTTACCGGGTGCACGCCGAGCGCGGTGTTGACGAAAACCTGAACGCGCCGGGTGCCAGCTTTGTGCCCCTGGCCTTTGCCGACACGCCGCACCTGCCCCAGCCGGGTGTCAAACCCGGTGCCAGCGTGCCCAACCGCTTTTACATGTACGGCGTGATTGGCCGCCTGGCCATGCTGGCGGCCAGTTACGAGCTGGAAGCCACCGACCCCGAGGCCGAGGTGTACGACTGA
- a CDS encoding glutamate-5-semialdehyde dehydrogenase yields the protein MTEMNTAEHMQSLGQQAKTASALMAKASAATKNKALRHLAALLRENTDALQLDNAKDLERARAAGLAEPMVDRLKLTPQVLETCAQGCEQLAAMPDVIGEIIGMKQVPSGIRVGQMRVPIGVFGMIFESRPNVTIEAASLSIKSGNACILRGGSEAIESNKALALLVQQALTDNGLPVDAVQLVQTTDRAAVGQLITMPQFVDVVIPRGGKGLIERISAEAKVPVIKHLDGNCHIYVDEPCDIDMAVKVADNAKTQKYSPCNASESLLVARGVAAQFLPKIGAIYADKGVEMRCCPKAKAILSQVAKATLKDATERDWFEEYLAPIISIKVVEGVDEAIAHINHYSSHHTDAILTRDHMHAQRFLREVDSASVMVNASTRFADGFEYGLGAEIGISTDKFHARGPVGMEGLTSLKYVVLGEGEVRG from the coding sequence ATGACCGAAATGAACACCGCTGAACACATGCAAAGCTTGGGCCAGCAGGCCAAAACGGCATCTGCCCTGATGGCCAAAGCCTCGGCTGCCACCAAAAACAAGGCTTTGCGGCATCTGGCCGCCTTGCTGCGCGAGAACACAGATGCCTTGCAGTTGGACAACGCCAAAGACTTGGAGCGCGCCCGCGCCGCCGGACTGGCCGAGCCGATGGTCGACCGCTTGAAATTAACCCCCCAAGTGCTGGAAACCTGCGCCCAAGGCTGCGAGCAATTGGCCGCCATGCCCGATGTGATCGGCGAAATCATCGGCATGAAGCAGGTGCCCAGCGGCATCCGCGTGGGCCAAATGCGCGTGCCCATTGGCGTGTTCGGCATGATTTTCGAAAGCCGCCCCAACGTGACCATCGAAGCGGCCAGCCTCTCCATCAAAAGCGGCAACGCGTGCATCCTGCGCGGTGGCTCTGAGGCCATTGAGTCGAACAAGGCGCTGGCGCTGCTGGTGCAGCAAGCCCTGACCGACAACGGTTTGCCAGTGGACGCCGTGCAACTGGTGCAAACCACCGACCGCGCTGCCGTGGGCCAGCTCATCACCATGCCGCAGTTTGTGGACGTGGTCATCCCGCGAGGTGGCAAGGGTTTGATTGAGCGCATCAGCGCTGAGGCCAAAGTGCCCGTCATCAAGCACTTGGATGGCAATTGCCACATTTATGTGGACGAGCCGTGCGACATCGACATGGCCGTGAAAGTGGCCGACAACGCCAAAACCCAAAAGTACAGCCCCTGCAACGCGAGCGAAAGCCTCTTGGTGGCGCGGGGCGTGGCCGCTCAATTCCTGCCCAAAATCGGTGCAATTTACGCGGACAAAGGAGTGGAGATGCGCTGCTGCCCCAAGGCCAAGGCCATCTTGAGCCAGGTCGCCAAAGCCACGCTCAAGGACGCCACCGAGCGAGACTGGTTTGAGGAATACCTCGCCCCCATCATCAGTATCAAGGTGGTGGAAGGGGTGGACGAGGCGATTGCCCACATCAACCACTACAGCAGCCACCACACCGACGCCATCCTGACCCGCGACCACATGCACGCCCAGCGCTTTTTGCGCGAAGTGGACTCGGCCAGCGTCATGGTCAACGCCAGCACCCGTTTTGCCGATGGGTTTGAATACGGGCTGGGTGCCGAGATCGGCATCAGCACCGACAAGTTCCACGCCCGGGGGCCCGTGGGCATGGAGGGTTTGACCTCGCTCAAATATGTGGTGCTGGGCGAGGGCGAGGTGCGCGGTTGA
- the holA gene encoding DNA polymerase III subunit delta: MQLALPQLSAHLQKGLRSLYLLHGDEALLIQEAADAIRASARAQGYTERSVHTVSGAHFDWSEVLAAGGSLSLFADKQIVEVRVPSGKPGKEGSTAIQQLAASAQGNDTTLTLFLLPRLDAATRKGAWFAALENSGVSIQVDPVDRNALPAWIAQRLQLQGQSVLPGEEGQRTLQFFADRVEGNLLAALQEVQKLGLLYPPGQISQAQVESSVVNVARYDVFKLSESVLSGQVARVQRMLDGLQAEGEAAVLVHYTLAEDIRAMKRVKDAMAAGKPLPMALREQRVWGPRERLFERVLPRMTEARLNGLLQAAHQVDGIVKGLKVPDWPTDPWQALQRLAVRFSRFCIVR; encoded by the coding sequence ATGCAATTGGCCCTTCCTCAGTTGTCTGCGCACCTGCAAAAAGGCTTGCGCAGCCTGTATTTATTGCATGGCGACGAGGCCTTGCTGATTCAGGAGGCAGCCGATGCGATCCGCGCCTCCGCGCGTGCCCAAGGCTACACCGAGCGCAGCGTGCACACCGTCTCTGGGGCGCACTTTGACTGGAGTGAAGTGCTGGCCGCTGGCGGTTCGCTCAGCTTGTTTGCCGACAAACAAATCGTGGAAGTGCGCGTGCCTTCAGGCAAGCCCGGCAAAGAGGGCAGCACCGCCATTCAGCAACTGGCCGCTTCAGCCCAAGGCAACGACACGACCTTGACTCTGTTTTTATTGCCGCGCCTGGATGCCGCCACCCGCAAAGGGGCTTGGTTTGCCGCTTTGGAAAACTCGGGCGTGTCGATCCAGGTCGATCCGGTGGACCGCAACGCGCTGCCTGCCTGGATCGCCCAGCGCTTGCAGCTGCAAGGACAAAGCGTCTTGCCGGGCGAAGAGGGGCAACGCACCTTACAGTTTTTTGCGGACCGGGTTGAGGGCAATCTGTTGGCTGCTCTTCAGGAAGTTCAAAAGTTGGGCTTGCTCTATCCCCCCGGTCAAATCAGCCAGGCCCAGGTTGAATCCTCGGTGGTCAATGTGGCCCGCTACGACGTGTTCAAGCTGTCCGAATCGGTCTTGTCAGGCCAGGTGGCCCGGGTTCAGCGCATGCTGGACGGCTTGCAGGCCGAGGGCGAAGCGGCGGTGCTGGTGCACTACACACTGGCCGAAGACATCCGTGCCATGAAACGCGTGAAAGACGCCATGGCTGCTGGCAAACCCCTGCCCATGGCGCTGCGCGAACAGCGCGTCTGGGGCCCGCGTGAACGCTTGTTTGAGCGCGTGCTGCCCCGCATGACCGAGGCCCGCTTAAACGGCTTGCTCCAGGCCGCTCATCAGGTGGACGGCATCGTCAAAGGGCTCAAAGTGCCCGACTGGCCCACCGACCCCTGGCAGGCGCTGCAGCGCCTGGCCGTGCGCTTTTCGCGTTTTTGTATCGTGCGCTGA
- the lptE gene encoding LPS assembly lipoprotein LptE encodes MKPSRRFFLTAASLGIMPVWLSGCGFHLRQTNDFAFKTLYANFSTTSPFGVELGRNLLGTGRIELLTEPKQMLQADAILDILSETRQQVPVGMSATGQIRELQLRLQVQFRLRTPQGVELIEPVSLALQRDLSFTETAALSKEIEMGILYRDMQTDSVQQIMRRLSAVKPRSLPKPMGTAVPAAAPASEASSGLASRP; translated from the coding sequence ATGAAACCCTCACGCCGATTCTTTTTGACTGCTGCGAGCTTGGGCATCATGCCCGTTTGGCTCTCTGGCTGCGGGTTTCATCTGCGCCAAACCAACGATTTTGCCTTCAAGACCTTGTATGCGAATTTCTCGACCACTTCACCCTTTGGTGTGGAGTTGGGGCGCAACCTCCTCGGCACGGGGCGAATTGAACTCTTGACCGAGCCCAAACAAATGCTTCAGGCCGACGCGATCCTCGACATCCTGAGCGAGACACGCCAGCAAGTACCTGTGGGGATGAGTGCAACGGGGCAGATTCGTGAACTGCAATTGCGTTTGCAAGTCCAATTTCGTCTGCGCACGCCGCAAGGCGTGGAGCTGATCGAGCCCGTTTCATTGGCTTTGCAGCGGGATTTGAGCTTCACCGAAACGGCAGCGCTGTCCAAAGAAATCGAAATGGGCATTCTTTACCGCGACATGCAGACCGACAGCGTGCAGCAGATCATGCGCCGTCTGTCAGCGGTCAAACCACGCAGCTTGCCCAAGCCTATGGGTACGGCAGTGCCCGCTGCAGCGCCTGCGTCCGAGGCCTCCTCCGGTCTGGCATCCCGACCTTGA
- the leuS gene encoding leucine--tRNA ligase, producing the protein MQDKYNHLEVEPAAQSRWTARDAYRVTEDASKKKFYACSMLPYPSGKLHMGHVRNYTINDMLTRSLRMKGYNVLMPMGWDAFGLPAENAALKNGVPPAKWTYENIAYMKKQMQAMGLAIDWSREVATCDPTYYKWNQWLFLKMLEKDIAYRKTQVVNWDPVDQTVLANEQVIDGKGWRTGAPVERREIPGYYLNITHYAQELLDHVQIGNEKATLNGWPDKVRLMQENWIGKSEGVRFAFPHSIQGADGALIGEGKMYVFTTRADTIMGVTFCAVAAEHPLALHAASSNPVLYAFLEECKSGGTTEAELATQEKKGMATGLFVTHPLTGAQVEVWVGNYVLMSYGDGAVMGVPAHDERDFAFALKYALPIQQVVSVKDQAFDDKTWQEWYGDKQSCVVVNSGELDGLNQKAAVTKVAELLAAKGLGEKKTTWRLRDWGVSRQRYWGTPIPIIHCDEHGAVPVPEKDLPVVLPQDCIPDGSGNPLIKHEGFHAGVTCPVCGKPARRETDTMDTFVDSSWYFMRYCDPTNTEAMVAGGTDYWMRDQNQAAGGSGMDQYIGGIEHAILHLLYARFWTKVMRDLGLVKVDEPFTKLLTQGMVLNHIYSRRTAKGGKDYFWPHDVEHVLDEAGKVVGAKLKNEADSGDGRLPVGTAIDYEGVGTMSKSKNNGVDPQDLIEKYGADTARLYTMFTAPPEVTLEWNDSAVEGSYRFLRRVWLAASDAKDQVQFGLIRPTDLSDLSKDLKDLRREFHLVLKQVTFDYERMQYNTVVSGCMKMLNMIESAKFGQLVQDGAGLEMRFEKISTLSAELFGILIRCLYPACPHITDDIWQQLGFAQAAGELLDAPWPTVDESALERDQIELMLQINGKLRGSILVPASADKAQIEQMALASEAFVKQAAGAAPKKVIVVPGRLVNVVI; encoded by the coding sequence ATGCAAGACAAGTACAACCACCTCGAAGTCGAACCCGCAGCGCAGTCCCGCTGGACGGCCCGCGATGCCTACCGCGTCACCGAAGACGCCAGCAAAAAGAAGTTCTACGCCTGCTCCATGCTGCCGTATCCCAGCGGCAAGCTGCACATGGGCCATGTGCGCAACTACACCATCAACGACATGCTCACGCGCAGCCTGCGCATGAAGGGTTACAACGTCCTCATGCCCATGGGCTGGGATGCGTTTGGTCTGCCCGCCGAAAATGCCGCCCTCAAAAACGGCGTGCCCCCGGCCAAGTGGACGTACGAAAACATCGCGTACATGAAAAAGCAGATGCAGGCCATGGGCTTGGCCATTGATTGGTCACGCGAAGTCGCCACCTGCGACCCGACGTATTACAAGTGGAACCAGTGGCTGTTTTTGAAGATGCTCGAAAAAGACATCGCCTACCGCAAGACCCAGGTCGTGAATTGGGACCCGGTGGACCAGACCGTGCTGGCTAACGAACAGGTGATCGACGGCAAGGGCTGGCGCACAGGCGCGCCAGTTGAAAGGCGTGAAATTCCGGGCTATTACCTGAACATCACCCACTACGCACAAGAGCTGCTGGACCATGTCCAGATCGGCAACGAGAAGGCCACGCTTAACGGCTGGCCCGACAAAGTGCGTCTGATGCAGGAAAACTGGATTGGCAAATCCGAAGGCGTGCGCTTTGCGTTCCCGCACAGCATCCAAGGCGCTGACGGCGCTTTGATCGGCGAGGGCAAGATGTATGTCTTCACCACCCGCGCCGACACCATCATGGGCGTGACGTTTTGCGCGGTGGCGGCCGAACACCCGCTGGCGCTGCATGCTGCTTCGTCCAATCCTGTTTTGTACGCGTTTTTGGAAGAGTGCAAGAGTGGCGGCACGACGGAGGCCGAGCTGGCCACGCAAGAGAAAAAGGGCATGGCCACCGGCCTGTTCGTCACGCATCCGTTGACGGGGGCACAGGTCGAAGTCTGGGTTGGCAACTACGTGCTCATGAGCTACGGCGACGGTGCCGTCATGGGCGTGCCGGCGCACGACGAGCGCGACTTCGCTTTTGCGCTCAAGTACGCGCTGCCGATCCAGCAGGTCGTATCCGTCAAGGACCAGGCCTTTGACGACAAGACCTGGCAAGAGTGGTATGGCGACAAGCAAAGCTGCGTGGTTGTGAACTCCGGTGAACTCGACGGCTTGAACCAGAAGGCCGCCGTCACCAAGGTCGCCGAGTTGCTCGCCGCCAAAGGCTTGGGCGAGAAGAAAACCACCTGGCGTCTGCGCGACTGGGGCGTGAGCCGCCAGCGCTACTGGGGTACACCCATCCCGATCATCCACTGCGACGAACACGGTGCGGTGCCGGTGCCCGAAAAAGACCTGCCCGTGGTGCTGCCTCAAGACTGCATTCCGGATGGTTCGGGCAACCCACTGATTAAGCACGAAGGCTTTCACGCTGGGGTCACTTGCCCTGTTTGTGGCAAGCCCGCACGCCGCGAGACCGACACCATGGACACCTTCGTGGATTCGTCCTGGTATTTCATGCGCTATTGCGACCCGACCAACACCGAGGCCATGGTGGCAGGCGGTACCGATTACTGGATGCGCGATCAGAACCAAGCCGCTGGCGGCAGCGGCATGGACCAGTACATCGGTGGCATCGAGCACGCCATCTTGCACTTGCTCTACGCCCGCTTTTGGACCAAGGTCATGCGCGATCTGGGCTTGGTCAAGGTCGATGAGCCCTTCACCAAGCTGCTCACGCAGGGCATGGTGCTCAACCACATCTATTCGCGCCGCACCGCCAAGGGCGGCAAGGATTACTTCTGGCCGCACGATGTCGAGCATGTGCTGGACGAGGCTGGCAAAGTGGTGGGTGCCAAGCTGAAGAACGAAGCCGACAGCGGCGATGGTCGTCTGCCCGTGGGCACCGCCATCGACTACGAGGGCGTGGGCACCATGTCCAAGTCGAAAAACAACGGCGTGGACCCGCAAGACCTGATCGAGAAGTACGGCGCTGACACCGCGCGTCTGTACACCATGTTCACCGCGCCGCCCGAAGTGACCTTGGAGTGGAACGACTCGGCTGTGGAAGGCAGCTACCGCTTTTTGCGTCGGGTCTGGCTTGCGGCCTCTGATGCCAAGGATCAAGTCCAGTTTGGATTAATTAGACCAACTGATCTTTCTGATCTCTCAAAGGATTTAAAAGACCTTCGTCGCGAGTTTCATTTAGTACTCAAGCAGGTTACTTTTGATTATGAGCGAATGCAATACAACACGGTGGTATCTGGTTGCATGAAGATGCTCAATATGATTGAGTCCGCAAAGTTTGGACAGTTGGTTCAGGATGGTGCTGGATTGGAAATGCGGTTTGAGAAAATCTCAACCCTTTCAGCTGAGTTGTTTGGAATCCTAATTCGATGCCTCTACCCCGCTTGCCCGCACATCACCGACGACATTTGGCAGCAGCTGGGTTTTGCCCAAGCCGCCGGCGAGTTGCTCGACGCGCCTTGGCCCACCGTGGATGAGTCGGCATTGGAGCGTGACCAGATTGAACTGATGCTGCAAATCAACGGCAAGCTGCGCGGGTCCATCCTGGTGCCCGCATCGGCCGACAAAGCGCAGATCGAGCAAATGGCGCTGGCCAGCGAAGCCTTCGTCAAGCAGGCTGCTGGTGCTGCGCCCAAGAAGGTCATCGTGGTGCCGGGACGTTTGGTCAACGTGGTGATTTGA
- a CDS encoding biopolymer transporter ExbD, with product MSDINVTPLVDVMLVLLVIFMVTAPLMSSAIRLNLPQTERLAAGPSASSMVLAVDAQGAFYLNDRVITAQDLQAQLSSAAQRNLQTELELRADASVPYGRVVEAMSMAQKAGLTRIGFVAQVVSP from the coding sequence ATGAGTGACATCAATGTCACGCCTTTGGTGGACGTCATGTTGGTGCTGCTGGTGATTTTCATGGTCACGGCGCCTTTGATGAGCAGCGCCATCCGTTTGAACTTGCCCCAAACTGAACGTCTCGCAGCAGGACCATCTGCATCTTCCATGGTCTTGGCAGTGGATGCCCAGGGTGCGTTTTATCTGAACGATCGGGTCATCACGGCGCAGGACCTGCAAGCGCAACTGTCCAGCGCAGCCCAACGCAATCTTCAGACTGAACTGGAGTTGCGGGCCGATGCCTCGGTGCCCTATGGCCGGGTAGTGGAAGCCATGAGCATGGCCCAGAAAGCGGGTTTGACCCGGATTGGCTTTGTAGCCCAAGTGGTTTCCCCCTGA
- a CDS encoding MotA/TolQ/ExbB proton channel family protein, with product MKLNDFLLHSDVLSLSLAFMLLALSLASWVVIGWKWHLLSRVSQDLPRSVAAFWQAPGFEDARQSVAQFDRDVCVLPLLDATLLPLGGTLASCGDRHQQLTRVLRDTLQQVLRRLQWGQILLATAGAISPFLGLLGTVWGIVNALMGLGLGEGGQISIHEIAAPVGEALVMTAAGLAVAIPAVMGYNLLGRRIGRIEVELEGFAHDLRALLAGSGD from the coding sequence ATGAAACTGAACGATTTTTTGCTGCACAGCGATGTCCTCAGTTTGTCGTTGGCTTTCATGTTGCTGGCTTTGTCGCTTGCCAGCTGGGTGGTGATTGGCTGGAAATGGCATTTGCTTTCCCGTGTCAGCCAGGACCTGCCCCGCAGTGTGGCTGCTTTTTGGCAGGCGCCGGGCTTTGAGGATGCTCGTCAAAGTGTTGCCCAATTTGACCGGGATGTGTGCGTGTTGCCCCTGTTGGATGCGACCTTGCTGCCCTTGGGGGGCACTTTGGCATCGTGTGGAGACAGGCATCAGCAATTGACCCGCGTGCTGCGCGACACCCTGCAACAGGTGTTGCGCCGCTTGCAGTGGGGGCAGATTTTGTTGGCGACTGCCGGTGCGATTTCGCCTTTTTTGGGGTTGCTTGGGACGGTATGGGGAATTGTCAATGCCCTGATGGGGCTGGGCCTGGGCGAGGGGGGACAGATCAGCATCCATGAAATCGCGGCGCCAGTGGGCGAAGCTTTGGTCATGACCGCTGCAGGCCTGGCGGTGGCCATACCAGCGGTCATGGGCTACAACCTGTTGGGGCGTCGTATTGGCCGGATCGAAGTCGAACTGGAAGGTTTTGCTCATGATCTGCGCGCCTTGTTGGCGGGTTCAGGAGACTGA
- the dapB gene encoding 4-hydroxy-tetrahydrodipicolinate reductase has translation MTSIQQLPIAVAGASGRMGHILIEAILASDDCRLAGALDRLDSPALGLDAGASMGRATGIAITADLRSGLQGMSCLIDFTRPEGTLTHLKVCRELGVKAVIGTTGFSEQQKTEIADIAKDVAIVMAPNMSVGVNVTLKLLQMAAKAMSEGYDIEIIEAHHRHKVDAPSGTALKMGEVIAQAIGRDLKDCAVYERYGHTGERAPSTIGFSTIRGGDIVGDHTVLFAGIGERIEVTHKSSSRSTYAQGSLRAARFLTGQQRGLFDMFDVLNLR, from the coding sequence ATGACCTCAATTCAACAATTGCCGATTGCCGTGGCAGGTGCCTCCGGCCGCATGGGGCACATCCTGATCGAAGCCATTTTGGCCAGCGATGATTGCCGTTTAGCCGGCGCACTCGACCGGTTGGACAGTCCAGCTCTGGGTCTTGATGCGGGTGCATCGATGGGCCGAGCCACAGGCATTGCGATCACCGCCGATCTGCGTTCGGGCTTGCAAGGCATGTCCTGCCTGATTGATTTCACTCGACCCGAAGGGACTTTGACTCATTTGAAAGTTTGTCGGGAGCTTGGCGTGAAGGCGGTGATTGGCACTACTGGGTTCAGTGAGCAACAAAAAACGGAAATTGCCGACATCGCCAAGGACGTGGCCATCGTCATGGCCCCCAACATGAGCGTGGGCGTGAACGTCACGCTTAAGCTATTGCAAATGGCCGCCAAAGCCATGTCCGAGGGATATGACATCGAGATCATCGAAGCCCATCACCGCCACAAAGTGGATGCACCATCGGGTACGGCGCTGAAGATGGGGGAGGTGATTGCCCAAGCCATTGGTCGTGACCTGAAAGATTGCGCGGTTTATGAGCGCTATGGCCATACGGGAGAGCGTGCCCCCTCCACCATTGGTTTTTCGACCATTCGCGGTGGCGATATCGTGGGTGACCATACTGTGCTGTTTGCCGGCATTGGCGAGCGCATCGAAGTCACGCACAAATCGTCCAGCCGGTCTACTTATGCCCAAGGCAGTCTGCGGGCCGCGCGTTTTCTGACGGGGCAGCAACGCGGCCTGTTTGACATGTTTGATGTGTTGAACCTGCGCTGA
- a CDS encoding outer membrane protein assembly factor BamE: MTATPTLRASSRLLALALVVTGMAGCSGFSGGINRDAFRPYVAEVVQGNFISKEQRLVLSPGLSRVQVREILGTPLVASLFHADRWDYAFSIQRQGVAPQNFRLAVHFKGDVLERIEGDELPSESEFALRLIKPRAVGKLPPLQASDEDLRKFKSTPEPAPSMPTAVALPRTYPPLEPASP, encoded by the coding sequence ATGACAGCTACCCCGACACTTCGTGCATCCAGCCGTTTGCTTGCCTTGGCGCTTGTCGTGACCGGCATGGCCGGATGCAGCGGCTTTTCGGGAGGCATAAACCGTGATGCTTTCAGGCCATATGTGGCCGAAGTCGTGCAGGGGAATTTCATTTCCAAAGAGCAGCGGCTGGTGCTGAGTCCAGGCCTGTCACGCGTTCAGGTGCGAGAGATCTTGGGTACGCCTTTGGTGGCCAGCCTTTTTCATGCAGACCGATGGGATTACGCATTCAGCATCCAGCGGCAGGGTGTAGCACCTCAAAACTTCAGATTGGCAGTTCACTTCAAGGGGGATGTCTTGGAGCGCATTGAAGGCGATGAACTGCCCAGCGAATCTGAGTTTGCCCTCCGATTGATCAAACCTCGGGCAGTTGGAAAGTTGCCGCCTCTTCAAGCGAGCGACGAGGATTTGAGAAAATTCAAGTCCACACCCGAGCCCGCACCTTCCATGCCAACTGCGGTGGCCTTGCCGCGCACTTATCCTCCTTTGGAGCCTGCCTCGCCTTGA
- the fur gene encoding ferric iron uptake transcriptional regulator, which produces MSQIDELKNNGLKATLPRLKILEVFQSGVMRHMTAEDVFRQLLNENADIGLATVYRVLTQFEQAGILSRNHFESGKAVYELNEGQHHDHMVCLDCGRVEEFYDAEIESRQHAVAKAKGFEIADHALSLYAHCTQNPCPHRSNR; this is translated from the coding sequence ATGAGCCAGATTGATGAACTGAAAAACAACGGTCTGAAAGCCACTCTGCCACGTTTGAAAATTCTGGAAGTATTTCAGAGCGGGGTGATGCGGCACATGACCGCAGAAGATGTTTTTCGACAACTGCTCAACGAAAATGCCGACATCGGGTTGGCCACTGTTTACCGGGTTTTGACCCAGTTCGAGCAAGCCGGGATATTGAGTCGCAACCATTTTGAAAGTGGCAAAGCGGTGTATGAACTCAACGAGGGGCAACACCATGACCACATGGTTTGTCTGGATTGCGGAAGAGTGGAGGAGTTCTACGATGCCGAAATCGAGTCCCGACAACACGCCGTGGCCAAAGCCAAAGGCTTCGAAATCGCTGACCATGCCCTGAGCCTGTACGCGCACTGCACACAAAACCCATGCCCGCACCGCAGCAACCGCTGA